One stretch of Novosphingobium pentaromativorans US6-1 DNA includes these proteins:
- a CDS encoding replication-associated recombination protein A, with protein MADLFADDIPATPPDEPREDAPLADRLRPRTLADVVGQEHLTGPEGAIGRMVAAGRLSSMILWGPPGTGKTSTARLLADAVGMRFAAVSAVFSGVADLKKAFAEAEVAARAGQRTLLFVDEIHRFNRAQQDGFLPFVERGTVTLVGATTENPSFALNAALLSRAQVLILHRLDAEALGALIDKAEALEGPLPLDAAAREALIASADGDGRFLLNQAETLYAAKIAEKLDPAGLGQFLQRRVAVYDKDRDGHYNLISALHKSLRGSDPQAALYYLARMLTAGEEPLYVLRRLVRFASEDVGLADPQALVQCLAAKDAYEFLGSPEGELAIVQACLYLATAPKSNAAYMAFKSSFRSAKETGSLSPPANILNAPTKLMKDIGYGKDYAYDHDAPDGFSGDNYWPEEMAPQTYYAPVERGFEREILKRIDWWNRKRAERREQ; from the coding sequence ATGGCCGACCTGTTTGCCGACGATATTCCCGCAACGCCTCCCGACGAACCGCGCGAGGACGCTCCGCTCGCCGACCGGCTGCGACCGCGCACGCTGGCCGACGTGGTCGGGCAGGAGCACCTGACCGGTCCGGAAGGCGCGATCGGGCGCATGGTCGCTGCCGGACGCCTGTCCTCGATGATCCTGTGGGGTCCGCCCGGCACCGGCAAGACGAGCACGGCGCGCCTGCTGGCCGATGCCGTGGGCATGCGCTTTGCCGCGGTCTCCGCCGTCTTTTCCGGGGTGGCAGACCTCAAGAAGGCCTTCGCAGAGGCCGAAGTGGCCGCAAGGGCCGGGCAACGCACGCTGCTATTCGTGGACGAGATCCACCGCTTCAACCGGGCCCAGCAGGATGGCTTCCTGCCCTTCGTCGAGCGCGGCACCGTCACCCTCGTCGGGGCGACGACCGAGAACCCCAGCTTCGCGCTCAACGCCGCCCTCCTGAGCCGGGCGCAAGTGCTGATCCTGCACCGCCTCGACGCCGAGGCGCTGGGTGCGCTGATCGACAAGGCCGAGGCGCTGGAAGGCCCCCTCCCCCTTGATGCCGCCGCGCGTGAGGCGCTGATCGCATCGGCCGACGGCGATGGCCGCTTCCTGCTCAATCAGGCCGAGACGCTCTATGCCGCCAAGATCGCGGAAAAACTCGACCCGGCCGGGCTCGGCCAGTTCCTGCAGCGGCGCGTGGCCGTCTATGACAAGGACCGCGACGGCCACTACAATCTGATCTCGGCGCTGCACAAAAGCCTTCGCGGATCCGATCCGCAGGCCGCGCTCTACTATCTCGCCCGGATGCTGACGGCGGGCGAGGAACCGCTCTACGTCCTGCGCCGCCTGGTGCGTTTCGCCTCGGAAGACGTCGGACTGGCCGATCCCCAGGCCCTCGTCCAGTGCCTTGCTGCCAAGGATGCCTACGAATTCCTCGGCTCGCCCGAAGGCGAACTGGCGATCGTACAGGCCTGCCTCTACCTCGCCACCGCCCCCAAATCGAATGCGGCCTACATGGCGTTCAAGTCCTCGTTCCGCAGCGCAAAGGAAACCGGTTCGCTCAGCCCGCCGGCCAACATCCTGAATGCGCCGACCAAGCTGATGAAGGACATCGGCTACGGCAAGGACTACGCCTACGACCACGACGCGCCCGACGGCTTTTCCGGCGACAATTACTGGCCCGAAGAGATGGCTCCGCAGACCTACTATGCGCCGGTAGAGCGCGGTTTCGAACGCGAGATCCTCAAGCGCATCGACTGGTGGAACCGCAAGCGCGCCGAACGGCGCGAGCAGTGA